One window from the genome of Lacerta agilis isolate rLacAgi1 chromosome 18, rLacAgi1.pri, whole genome shotgun sequence encodes:
- the LOC117039723 gene encoding prohibitin-like, translating into MKSPMAAKIFETMSRLGLGLAVAGGILNSVVYTVDAGHKAVIFDRFRGVRDVVVGEGSHFLVPWVQKPVIFDCRSRPRNIPVVTGSKDLQNVDITLRILFRPVAAQLPRIYTTVGEDYDERVLPSITTETLKSVVARFDAGELITQREVVSRQVSEELAERAAPFGLVLDDVSLTHLTFGKEFVQAVEMKQVAQQEAERARFMVEKAEQVKAAAVLSAEGDAKAAQLIASSLASAGDGLIELRKLEAAEDIALHLAPSRNITYVPTFVPPAQHVKQASLSQEIEPQF; encoded by the coding sequence ATGAAGAGCCCAATGGCTGCCAAGATCTTTGAGACCATGAGCAGGCTAGGCCTGGGGCTGGCGGTTGCCGGTGGCATACTGAACTCTGTTGTTTACACCGTGGATGCGGGCCACAAGGCTGTCATCTTCGACCGGTTCCGGGGTGTCCGGGACGTTGTGGTGGGAGAAGGGAGCCACTTCCTGGTCCCCTGGGTGCAGAAACCGGTCATCTTCGACTGCCGCTCTCGCCCACGAAACATCCCGGTCGTCACCGGGAGCAAAGATCTACAGAACGTAGACATCACCCTGAGGATCTTGTTCAGGCCGGTGGCGGCGCAGCTTCCCCGGATCTACACCACGGTGGGCGAGGACTACGACGAGAGGGTGCTGCCTTCCATCACGACCGAGACCCTGAAGTCGGTGGTGGCTCGTTTTGACGCCGGCGAGCTGATCACGCAGAGGGAGGTGGTCTCCCGGCAGGTCAGCGAAGAGCTGGCGGAAAGGGCGGCCCCCTTCGGCCTCGTCCTGGACGACGTTTCCTTGACGCACCTGACGTTTGGGAAGGAGTTTGTGCAGGCCGTCGAAATGAAGCAGGTGGCCCAGCAGGAAGCGGAGAGGGCCAGGTTCATGGTGGAGAAGGCCGAGCAGGTGAAAGCCGCGGCGGTCCTCTCCGCCGAAGGCGACGCCAAGGCCGCACAGCTCATCGCCAGCTCGCTGGCTTCGGCGGGCGACGGGCTCATCGAACTGCGCAAGCTCGAGGCGGCCGAGGACATCGCTTTGCACCTCGCGCCGTCCCGCAACATCACCTACGTGCCCACGTTCGTCCCGCCAGCCCAGCATGTGAAGCAGGCATCCCTGTCGCAAGAGATTGAGCCGCAGTTTTaa